In one window of Myotis daubentonii chromosome 13, mMyoDau2.1, whole genome shotgun sequence DNA:
- the LOC132214773 gene encoding LOW QUALITY PROTEIN: keratin, type II cytoskeletal 7-like (The sequence of the model RefSeq protein was modified relative to this genomic sequence to represent the inferred CDS: deleted 1 base in 1 codon): MSSHFSSQVFSSRSATFPGRGAQVRLSSAHPGGSRSSSLYGLGAPRPRAAMHSTYGGPVGAGIHQVTINQSLLAPMQVDIGPSIQQVRQEEREQIKILNNKFASFIDKARVLEQQNKLLETKWALLQEQKSVKSSCVPGIFEAYTAGLRKQLEALQMDGSRLEMELRSTQDVVEDFKNKYEEEINRRTAAENEFVVLKKDVDVACMSKVELEAKVNALNEDIDFLRTFYETELSELRSQISDTSVVLSMDNSRSLDLDSIIAEVKTQYEEMANRSRAEAETAYQTKLETLQAQAGKHGADLRNTRNEIAEMNRAMQRLQAEIDNIKNQRAKLEAAIAEAEDRGEMALKDARAKQEELEAALQRARQDMARQLREYQELMNTKLALDIEIATYRKLLEGEEGRLTGDGVGALNISVINTTGGGGSGLTYRGTSGGSGLAFGGTMGSNALRFSSGTQKAYSMRTTSGTRRSVLN; encoded by the exons ATGTCCAGCCACTTCAGCTCCCAGGTCTTCAGCTCGCGCTCCGCCACCTTCCCGGGGCGCGGGGCGCAGGTGCGCCTGAGCTCAGCGCAC CCGGGGGGCTCCCGCAGCAGCAGCCTCTACGGCCTGGGAGCCCCGCGGCCGCGCGCGGCCATGCACTCCACCTACGGGGGGCCGGTGGGCGCCGGCATCCACCAGGTGACCAtcaatcagagcctgctggccccGATGCAGGTGGACATTGGCCCCTCCATCCAGCAGGTGCGCCAAGAGGAGCGTGAGCAGATCAAGATCCTCAACAACAAGTTCGCGTCCTTCATCGACAAGGCGCGGGTTCTGGAGCAGCAGAACAAGCTGCTGGAGACCAAGTGGGCTCTACTGCAGGAGCAGAAGTCGGTCAAGAGCAGCTGCGTCCCAGGCATCTTTGAAGCCTATACTGCTGGCCTGCGGAAGCAGCTTGAGGCTCTGCAGATGGATGGGAGTCGCTTGGAGATGGAGCTTCGGAGCACACAGGACGTGGTGGAAGACTTCAAGAATAAGTATGAAGAGGAAATTAACCGGCGCACAGCTGCTGAGAATGAGTTTGTGGTGCTGAAAAAGGATGTGGATGTTGCCTGCATGAGCAAAGTGGAGTTGGAAGCCAAGGTGAATGCCCTGAATGAGGACATCGACTTCCTCAGGACCTTCTATGAGACGGAGCTGTCAGAGCTGCGGTCCCAGATCTCTGACACGTCTGTGGTGCTGTCCATGGACAACAGCCGCTCCCTGGACCTGGACAGCATCATCGCGGAGGTCAAGACCCAGTACGAGGAGATGGCCAACCGCAGCCGGGCTGAGGCCGAGACCGCGTACCAGACCAAGTTAGAGACCCTGCAGGCCCAGGCCGGAAAGCATGGGGCGGACCTCCGGAACACCCGGAATGAGATTGCGGAGATGAACCGGGCCatgcagaggctgcaggctgaGATCGACAACATCAAGAACCAGCGTGCCAAGTTGGAGGCTGCCATCGCTGAGGCTGAGGACCGTGGGGAGATGGCACTCAAGGATGCACGTGCCAAGCAGGAGGAACTGGAGGCTGCCCTGCAGCGAGCCAGGCAGGACATGGCCCGGCAGCTCCGGGAGTACCAGGAGCTCATGAACACCAAGCTGGCCTTGGACATCGAGATTGCCACCTACCGAAAGCTGCTGGAGGGCGAGGAGGGCCGGTTGACCGGAGATGGAGTGGGAGCCCTAAATATCTCTGTGATAAATACCACCGGTGGCGGCGGCAGCGGGCTGACCTACAGGGGAACCAGTGGTGGCAGCGGGCTAGCCTTTGGGGGGACCATGGGCAGCAATGCCCTGAGATTCTCAAGTGGAACCCAAAAGGCCTATTCCATGAGGACCACATCTGGCACTCGCAGGAGTGTCCTCAACTGA